One Streptosporangium becharense genomic window, ACGGATCGTCGCCCGCCGACCAGGAGCGCGTGACACACCGGACGTACCAGCCGCAGGCGTTGAACCCCGCACTGATGGAGTCGCCGACCGCGACCATGACCACCGGCCGCCACGGTTGCGGGTCCGTCGTCGCGGCGGGGGTGATCGCGGCGGTCGTGAGCACCACCCCTGTGAATGCGGTCACAGTCGTGCGCAGCATGGCACCTCCGGAGCGGGATCATGTCTGCTTCGGATGTATCACCGCAGGACAGCGGGGTGCCGCCAGTTGACCGAGTGCCTTGGTTTTCTTGACGGAGCGTGGCGTCCGCGCCAGCCGGGGAGTCACTGTCGAACACGTTCAGTTTCCCGCATAAAGTGGCAGGGGTGAGTGTAGCGCTCGGATCGACCCGTCCCCTTGTGGTGCGAACCACCCCCGTTGACGACCCCGGCGACCTGTTCACCCGACTTCCCGAGACCGCCCCCTATGCCTGGACACGGCACGGGGAGGGTCTCGTCGGCTGGGGCGAGGCCGTGCGTGTGGCCGTCCCGCCGGGCCCCCGGCGGTTCGACTGGGCCCGTGACCGGCTGTCCGCCATGTTCGCCGAAGCTCTCGTCGAGGACGACGTGGTGGCCCCCGGTTCCGGTCCCGTGGCCTTCGGCTCGTTCACCTTCGACCCCGAGTCTCCGGGATCGGTGCTCGTCGTCCCCCGGACGATCCTCGCCCGGCGCGACGGCCGAGCCTGGTTGACCACCGTCGGTGAGCAGCGGCTCGGCACGGTCACCCCGCTGCGCGACCCGGGCCGGATCCGGTACGGCGACGGCAGTCTGACCGCACCCGAGTGGGAGCACGCCGTGGCCCGCGCCGTGCGCCGGATCAGGTCGGGCCTGCTGGAGAAGACCGTGCTCGCCCGCGACCTGACCGCCACCGCGGAGCGGCCGATCGACGTCCGCCTGCTGCTGTCCCGCCTGGCCCGGCGCTACCCGGAGTGTTACACCTTCTCGTGTTCGGGGCTGGTCGGAGCCACCCCCGAGCTGCTGGTGCGGCGCACCGGGGAGACCGTCGAGTCGCTGGTGCTGGCCGGGACGATCCCCCGGGGCACCGACCGGGCCGACGACATGGCACGCGGGACCGCCCTGTTCGACTCGGAGAAGGACCGCTACGAGCACACCTGCGCGGTGGAGTCGGTACGGGAGGCGCTGGGCCCGCTCTGCTCGGAGCTGAAGATTCCCGAGGTGCCCGAACTGCTGGTCCTCTCCAACGTCCAGCACCTGGCCAGCCCGGTGACCGGGCGGCTGTCGGCGGGCGCCTCGGTTCTGGACGTGGTGGCGGCCATGCACCCGACCGCCGCCGTGGGCGGCACACCCACCGAGGCGGCGCTCGAGGTCATCCGCGAGCTGGAGGGCATGGACCGGGCCGGGTACGCCGGACCGGTCGGCTGGATCGACGCGCGGGGCGACGGCGAGTGGGGCATCGCGCTGCGTTGCGCACAGATCGAGGGGGTGAACGCCCGGTTGTTCGCCGGCTGCGGCATCATGGGCGACTCCGACCCCGCCTCCGAGCTCGCCGAGGCCCAGGCCAAGCTCCGGGTGATGCAGTACGCCCTGGAGGGCTGAGCCGCGGCCCGGCCACCGGGCCGGACACGGAGGGTGACCGATCCTTCGCCCATCCGCGTCTGTTGCCCGGCGGGCGGGTGGGCGTACGCTCACAGTGGCAACACATCGGACATTTCCGACACGAATTCGTCGCTTTCTTCTGCTCGGCGTTCCCTCGCCGCCACGCCGCACGGCCGGCTCGCTCGTCAGGGAGAGGAAGACCACAGTGCTACTGACCACCGACCGTCTCACGGTCCGCGACTGGAGTCCCGACGACGCCCGCGACGCCCTGGCGATCTACGGCGCGCCCGAGGTCACCCGGTGGCTCTCCCCCGCCATGAAGCGCGTGGAGGACGAGCAGGGGATGCGGTCCACGTTGGAGTCGTGGATACGGACCGGAGGCACGCTGACACCCCCGCTGGGCCGCTGGGCGATCGTCCGCGACTCCGACGGGCGGGTGATCGGAGGGCTGTCCCTGCGGTACCTGCCGCCGGACGAGGAGGACATCGAGATCGGCTGGCAGCTCGCCCCGGACGTCTGGGGGAACGGCTACGCCGTCGAGGCGGGCCGCGCGCTGGCCGGATGGGCGTTCTCCATCGGCGCCCACGAGCTCGTCGCGGTCGTCAGGATCGACAACGAGCGGGGGGCCGGAACCGCCAAGCGCCTCGGCATGCAGTGGGTGGGCGAGACGGACAAGTACTACGAGACGCGCCTCAACGTCTACCGGCTCTGGCCCAGCGACCTGACCGACGGCCAGGAGGGCGGCTTCGGCCGCTGAACGCCGTACGCCGCCGGGACCCCGGGCCGGTGACCAGGGCCAAGGCCGGGACCTGGCCCGAGACCAGGCCCGGGGCCGGGTGCCGCCATGGGAGCCCGGCGCCGTCACCCGCGGGACGTCAGGAACCGAGGTAGCGCAGCACGGCGAGGACCCGCCGGCTGTAACCGGTGACGTGGAGCAGGCCGAGCTTGTCGAAGATGGCGTTGACGTGCTTCTCGACGGCGCTCTGGGAGACGCCGAGCCGCTCGGCGATGGAGGCGTTGGTGCAGCCCTCCGCCATCCGGTCGAGCACGTCACGCTCGCGTGGGGTGAGCCGGGCGAGCAGGTCGGTGTGGGTGGTGCGGGCCAGGAGCTGGCGCACCACCTCTGGATCGAAGACCGCTCCTCCCGCCCCGACCCGGTCCAGCGCGTCGAGGAAGTCGGTGACCTGGGCCACGCGGTCCTTGAGCAGGTATCCCACCCCGTCGACGTCGCCGCTCATCAGCTCGGTGGCGTAGCGCTTCTCGACGTACTGCGACAGGACCAGCACGCCTGTGCCCGGCCAGCGGCGCCGGATCTCCAGTGCCGCCCGCAACCCCTCGTCGGTGTGGGCCGGCGGCATCCGTACGTCGGCGACCACGATGTCGGGCCGGTGCTCGGCCACGGCGGCCAGGAGCGCCTCACCGTCACCGACCGCGGCCGGGACCTCGTACCCCTCCTCGACCAGCAGCCGGACCAGTCCCTCACGCAGCAGCGTGGAGTCTTCGGCGAGGATCACCCGCACGGCAGCTCCGCGACGACCGCGGTGGGCCCGCCCGGCGGGCTGTCCACCCGGAAGCGGCCGTCCAGCGCGGCCACCCTGCGGGCCAGGCCGGACAGCCCGCCACCGGCGGGATCGGCGCCACCGCGCCCGTCGTCCCGGACGCACACGACGATCATCGTTCCCTCCCTGACGATCTCGACGGTGACCGAACCGGCCGCCCCGTGCTTGGCCGCGTTCGCGACCGCCTCACAGACCACGAAGTAGGCCGCGGTCTCCACCTGCGGGGCGGGCCGCTCGTCAAGACCGTAGTGCACCGTCACCGGCAGGCCGGCCCGCTCGGCGACGGTGGCGACGGCGTCCCTGAGCCCCAGGGAGTCCAGCGCCGTGGGGTAGACCCGCCAGGCCACGTCCCGCAGGTCCGCCAGCGCCTGGCGGGCCTGGTCGTGGGCCTGGTGGAGCAGGTCGTCGAGCAGTTCGGGTGAGCGGCCCCTGCGGGCGCGGCCGATCAGCACGGCCAGCGCGACCAGGCGCTGCTGGACCCCGTCGTGCAGGTCACGCTCGATGCGCCTGCGTTCCTGGTCGACGGCGGCCACGACGCCCGCGCGGGTCTCGGCCAGCTGGGCGACGCGGCGTTCGAGCAGCTCGGTGGGGCTGGGCCCGAGCAGTTTCCGGGCGGTCCGCCTTTCCAGACCGGCGAGCCCGGCCAGGCCCATCACCTCCAGGAAGAGCAGGACGGACCCGGCGACCAGCAGGTAGAGCGCGAGCGGCGGCGAGGCGGCCATGCCGTCGAACGGCTCACCGCGGAGCCAGTGCCAGGCGATGAGCACGGCGCTGCCGACCCCGGCGACCAGCAGGAACAGCACCAGGGCACCCAGGACCCCGACCGGCCACCGCCACGCCAGGTAGCGCAGCGCCCGGCGGCCGTCGTACCCGGACACCTCCTGCTCGCCGAGCAGCCGCAGTCGCAGGACCTCCGCGTCGGCCAGCCGGACCGCACCCGCCAGCACGCGCGGACGGGCCCGGGGCAGCAGCGTGAAGGGGCCCGCCAGGAGGAGGAAGGCCAGTCCGGCCGGAGCCGAGAGCACCCCGAGGGCGAGCCCGGCCAGTGCCCGGCAGGACCGGATCACCGTGGTCACTGCTCGGCGTGGTGCTTGCCCTTGCGCTTGTCGGAGAGGCGGACCACCACGAAGATCACCATGGCGAGCACGACGATGGCGAGCACGGACTTGGAGACGATGCCCATGTACTGCTCGACCAGGGACCAGTTCTCCCCCAGCAGGTATCCGGCCATCACGAACGCCGTGTTCCAGATCAGGCTGCCCAGCGTGGTGAGGAGGGTGAAGACGGTGACCGGCATCCGCTCGACCCCGGCCGGGATCGAGATCAGGCTCCGGAAGATCGGGATCATCCGGCCGAAGAAGACGGTCTTCCTGCCGTGCTTGGCGAACCACGCCTCGGTCTTCTCGATGTCGGCGACGCTCACCAGCGGCAGCTTCGAGGCGATGGCCACCACGCGCTCCCGGCCGAGCAGCGCCCCGACCCCGTACAGGGCCAGCGCGCCGACCACCGACCCGAGGGTCGTCCAGAGCACGGCGTCGAACAGCCCCATGTTGCCCTTGCTGGCGGTGAACCCGGCCAGCGGCAGGATCACCTCGCTCGGCAGCGGCGGGAACAGGTTCTCCAGCGCGATGGCCAGCCCCGCTCCGGGCGCGCCCAGGGTTTCCATAAGGGAGATCGCCCATCCGGCGATTCCGTCGACATTCGGTGAACTCATAGGGACAAGGCTACGGAGAGCTGGGTACGGCGTGTATGAGGAACGCCGTCGAGCCTGTCTCGGACACACCTCAGCGCCTTCCTGCGGAAAACCCCAGGAAGGCGCCGCGGCGGCGGCGCAGGACACCGCCTCGCGGACGTTTCAGCACGTCACCCGGCCGATCCGAGACCCCGCCGCAGGAAGGGCACAGGCGCCGGGCACCCGTTCCGGTCGCCGGCGGGCGGGTACGGGGGCCGGCGGGCCACGCCGGGCGGCAGAGAAGTGTGACCCATCCCACACTCGCGCCGCCCGGCGCGCACCCCTCCCGGCCGGATTCACTCTCTTGCGAGGTGGACCGGCTCCCCCGCCTCGATCTCCGCCCGCCCGGCGGTCAGCGTGGCGATCCAGCCGGGGAAGGTCGGCAGGTCGGCCTCGCGGACCGCGACGCGGAAGCCGACCTCGGCACCGTAGACGACCTCCCTGACCTCGTACGGCGAGGCGCGCAGGTCGTTCTCCAGCCGCCCGGCCCTGATGTGGTCGACCGTCACGGTCATGACCCGGGCGGGCACCATCTCGGTCAGCGGAGTGAGGTCCAGCGTCTTGCCGACGGACGAGCCGTAGGCGCGGACCAGGCCGCCCGCGCCGAGCTTGACCCCGCCGAAGTAGCGGGTGACCACGGTCACCACGTCGGAGAGCCCTCTGCGCAGCAGTGTCTCCAACATCGGGGTGCCCGCGGTGCCGCCCGGCTCCCCGTCGTCGTCGGCCCGCTGGATCCCGCGGTCGCCGCCGATCACATAGGCCGAGCAGTTGTGGGTGGCGTCGCCGTACAGGCTCCTGCGGCCGGCGACGAACCGCCTGGCCTCCTCCTCGGAACGCGCCGGGCCGACCGCGCACAGGAACCGCGACCGTTTGATCTCGATCTCGTGCTCGGTGACGTCTTCCGGGGTCAGGTACGGTTCGCGCACCCGCAAAGGCTACCGGCGCGCGGCCCGCCACTTCGGCGCCGGGACTGTTCGCAGTCCTCCTCCCGCGCATCCGACGGGACCGGCGGCCGGCCGCACGCCCGACGAGACCGGCGGCCGGCCGCACGCCCGACGAGACCGGCGGCCGGCCGCACGCCCGGCGGGACCACCGGCCGCCCGCCTGTGCACCCGGACGGGACAACCGGTCCCCCGCACACCGGACGCGACCACCGGCAGGCGTCCCGCGCCCGGCCGCGGGTGCAACTCCGTACGTCTAACGGGCTGGGAACGGGGCATAGATACCCCGGCTCCTCACAAGGCGACAAAGAGTAACTTTCATCGCAAGATGGCATGAAAACCATCAAAATCATGAAAGGTGCGAGACAGCCGGTGCCCGGGACCGGGCACCATCACCGACAGACGGATCCCCGCAAGCCGTGGACTCCCCGGCTCCTTTTCCAGGCTCTTGCCTTCGCGGGAAAAGGGATTATATTTGCGATACTGTCAGTAGGGATTAAGGGTAATAACGATGCCCCTGCCGGATTTCCTCACGATAGGTGCCCCCAAGGCGGGAACGACCGCCCTGCACGCCGCGCTGGCCCGCCATCCGGGCCTGTTCCTCTCAGCGGTGAAGGAACCGAAGTTCTTTCTCAGCGACGGCCCGCCGCCGACCCGGGGCGGTCCGGGCGACGCCCAGACCTACCGGGAACACATCTGGCGGCGCGAGGACTACGAGGACCTGTTCTCCGGCGCCCCGCCGGGCACCCTGCGGGGCGAGTCCACACCGTTCTACCTGTACGACCTCCAGGCGCACCGCCGCATCAGGAAGCTGATCCCCGACGTCAGGCTCATCGTCGTGCTCCGCGACCCGGTGGAGCGCGCCCACTCCAACTGGACGCACCTGTGGTCGGCGGGGCTGGAGCCGATCGGCGACGTGGTGCGGGCCTGCGCCGAGGAGGAGCGGCGCATCAGGGCGGGCTGGGCGCCGTTCTGGCACTACATCGCCCTGGGCAGGTACGGCGAGCAACTGCGGCACCTGTACGCCCACTTCCCCCGCGAGCAGGTGCTGGTCTTCCGCTACCGCGACCTGGTCGACCGTCCCGCCGACACCCTCGACCGGATCTGCCGCTTCCTCGGCGTCGAGACCGGTGTCGTCACCGAGGTTCCCCGGGAGAACGTGACCGCCCACCCCGAGCCCACCCGCGGCCACCGGGTGCTGTCACGGGCGCTGCGCATCGGGGCGACGGTGGGGCGGTTCCTGCCACCGCGGATGAGCGGGACGCTGACCGATCCGCTGGAGCGCAGGCTCCAGCAGCGGGCCCGGTCCCGCCAGCCGCTGACCTGGGAACAGCGGGCCCGGCTGCTGCGTCACTTCGCCGATGACGTGCCGTTGCTGCAGCAGGTGACCGGCGAGGACTTCAGCGACTGGCTGCTCCCCCGCGAGCGCTCCGGCGGCCTGGTGGGCATCCGTCCCGACGGCCAGCGCCAGGCCCGCAACGGCCGCCCCCAGCCCTGACCCGGCGACCCGGCGGCGACGGACCGGTCACCGCGCACCGGGCGCCCGGCCGTCACGGGTCGGCCGCGGTCAGCCTCCCGTCGCGGGCCGGCGGCGTGCACCGCGGTCCGCGACCACACCGGCGCCGTGTCAGCGCAGCTCGGTACGGAGCTCGTGGGCGCCGTCGGGCCGGGTGTACTCGTAGTAGAGCCGCCGCCCGCCGCCGGGCAGGTCCACGATGTCCATGTAGCGCAGGCCGCCGCCCGCGTACGGCGAGGCCGCGGCCGGCTCGGTGCCGACCGGGGTCAGCACGGCCGGGTCGGCGCCGACCGCCACCCCGGTCTTCTCCTCGTAGTTCTCCGCGGCGGTGGCCCGCCCGTCGTAGAGGGCCACCACCTCCCCGTCGAGGAAGCGGACCGCGGCCACCCTGGTGCCCCGGGAGTCCCAGCAGCCGGGACGGCCGCTGAGCGCCGTGCCCTGCCACGTCCACTCGACGCCGTCGGCGCTGGTGGCGTAGTCGGTCACCATCTGGTCGGCATCCTCCGGCTCGGCCAACGGGTGGCAGGAGGCCCACAGGTGCCACAGGCCGTCGTGCCAGACGATCACCGGGTCCTTGACCCCCGTCTTGGGGTCACCGGGCAGGACCACCTGCCGGTGCTCCGCGCGGAAGGCGGCCGGGTCGGCGGCCTCCAGCACCTCGACCCGCCAGTGCTTGCTGCCGTGGGTGGCGCAGCTGAGATAGAGCCGCCAGCGTCCTTCGGGGGTGCGGACCAGGGTGGGCCGCTCCAGCGACTCGGTGTCCATCTCCTGCCTGCCGATCGTGAGCAGGGTCTCGAACCGCTCACCATCGCGCGAGCGGGCGACGGCGACGGCGTAGCCGCGTCCCTCGCCGACCGGGCGGCGCAAGCGGTAGGCGAGGTAGATCCACCCGTCGCTCTCCACCGCGCTCGGAGCACCGGCCCAGTGGCCCTCCCCCGGATGGGCGGGCTCGATCGCCACGGTGGAGCGGGCGGGGTCGGGAAGGAAGTCTTCGATGGTAGACACGGCACCGAGGGTAGGCAGGGCTTCCGCTGCGCTCATGGACAATCACCAATCGTGTTCACGTGCTTGATCGTCCCTTGACGGCCAGGGGACGACGTCGTTTCACGGCCTCTCGCGCGGGGATTCCGGCGGCTGCCGCCTCTTTTTCCGCCGGGGACGGCCCGAAGGGCCGGAACGGGTGTCGAAGGGCAGGTCAGAGGCACCGGACGTGCTGAAAGCCTTGATGCTCGACCGTACACGCTGCCGGGAGGTGTACGGGCTTCGGCACGCTGACCGGCCCCGGTCGCCGTGGCGACCGGCCCGGCGGTCGGCTGACGCGTGCCCATCGCGGTCAGGAGTGGCGGAGCGTGCCGCCCGGCACGGGGACGGCCGGAAACGGGTTGTCGGGTGGCAGGACGAGCCGTCCGGCCCGCTCCGGGTGGATGGCGGCGCCGAGATGGAGCAGGGCGGCCCCGACGCCGGCCGCGCCGACCATGTAGCCGGTGTCGGCGGTGACCTCGCCGGGCCGCAGGCGCCGGTACGCCTGGTACCAGCGCGCTCCCCGCCCGTCGTGGCGGGTGGCCCGGCCGGTCAGGTTCTCGCCCAGGGTGTGCGCGAACTCCAGGTGGTCGCGGCGGCCGGTCACCGACCAGAGCCCGACGAACAGCTCCAGCAGCCCGGCGGTGCCGCAGCACTGGCAGGCCGAGTCCCAGTAGCCGCGGGTCCGCCGGGCCGGGGCACCGCTGCTGACGACGCCCCTGGCCAGCCGCTCGGCCCAGTCGAGGTCGGCGGCGTCGCCCGCCACCCGGTACAGCTCGCAGAACATCCGGGCCACCCCGGCCGATCCCGAGCAGAACCCGAGGTAGTGCAGGTCACGGCCCTGTGGGAGGTGGTGCGGGACCAGCGCGCACCGTGCGGTCACCGTGCTGACCGCGCGGACGAAGTCGGCCCCGCGACGGGAGGCGGTCAGGAAGTCGCGCTCACCGGTCAGGCCGTGCAGCCGGGCGAGGAGGAAGGCCGTGCCCGCGGTGCCCGCCAGGAATCCGGGGGTGACCGCGTCCAGTGGCAGGTCGGCGCAGGCACCCTCGCCGAAGCGGTGCCCCGGGACCGCGAGCGCGGCGATGCGGGCGCCGGCCTCGACGGCGACCTCCCGGTAGGCCGGCACCCCCAGGATGCCCGCCGCGTGCAGCAGCCCCAGGATGATCCCGCCGTCGCCGCGCTGGGCGGGGTCGCCGGTCCAGCCCGGGGCTCCGCCGATCGGCCGGGCGGAGCGCACGATGTGGTCGCCCACGGCGACCGCCTCGATCTCGAAGGCGTGCTCACCGGTCGCCCAACCGGCCTCCGCGAGCGCGAACATCACCCCCGCCAGCCCGTGGTACAGGGAGAGGTCGGCCTGTTCCCGCCAGGTGGCGGTGAGGTAGCGGGCCCCGGCGGCGGCGTCGTCGAGGTAGCCGTCGTCCCCGGTGACGGCGGCCAGCTCCAGGAAGAACAGCACGATCCCGGCCGCCCCCGAGTACAGCGACAGCGGGTGGTCGGGCATGGCCGCCCGGCCCCGGGGGTCGGGATTGGCCCGCCAGTGACGGCCCCGGGCGTCGTCCACGGCCGCGGAACGGATCCAGCGCGCGGCCTCGGCGGCGGTGCCGAACAGGCTGTCGCCCTCCCGGTCCGGACTCCTGTCCGGTTCCAGGCTCATGGCGCCTCCCTTCGTACGACGGGACACCAACTTTACCCGCATTTCCTACAGGATCAATGGGTAATATGGGGCGTACGGGCCGTTCCCGGCGGAACCGCGGTGCCCGCCCGCCTCCCCCCACCTCCCCGGCCGGGTCGCCGGTGAGGTCCCGGCGAGGCCGCCGGAAGGACCCCGGTTCCCGGAGCGCCGGGGGCGCCCGTTCGCGGGCCGTCGGGAGAGCCCCTCAGGAAGGGCCGCCGGGAAAGCCCCTCAGGAAGGGCCGCCGGGAAAGCCCCTCAGGAAGGGCCGCCGGGAAGGGCGAGGCCGCCGACGGCCGATCCCGCCAGATCGAACCCGGCGACGTGCGCGACATAGCCGCCCGGCTCGAAGAGCGACCCGCCCAGCGGGATGAAGACCCCGCCCGCCTGCCGGATCAGCAGTGCCCCCGCCGCCACGTCCCACGGGCTCACCCTGCTGCCGTAGGCCACGTCCGCCCAGCCGCCCGCGACGTGGGCCAGTTTGAGCGCGGTGCTGCCGGGACGGCGCATTGAGGCGAACGAGGTCACGAACCTCTCGAAGTGCCGCAACGCCGTCTCCCCGTCCTCGGCGAGGTCACCCGCGGTGGGGTAGCTGGTCAGCAGCATCGCCTCCCGGTCCCGCACGGCTCCGGCGCTGCGCAACCGCGTCCCGTTGCACCAGGATCCGCCCAGGTCACCCCGGAACTCGTCGTCGCGCAACGGGTCGTACACCACGCCCGCGACCAGTTCGTCCCCGGCGGCGGCGGCGATCGACACGCAGAAGAACGGCACCCCGGCGGCGAAGTTCGCGGTCCCGTCGATCGGGTCGACGTACCAGCGGATCTCACCGGACCCGTCCGCACCACCCTCCTCGCCGATGACGGTGCTACCCGGGACGCGTTCGCCGAGGATCTCGCGGATGGTCTCCTCCGCGGCGCGGTCGTGCTCGGTGACCGGGTCGTGGAAGTCACTCTTCGTCTGCACCGCGGGGCGCGACCTGAACGCCTCGCGGAGCCGGTCGCCCACCGAACGCGCGGCCTCGGCCGCGATCGCGGAGAGCTCGTTCGAGGTGCTCAGATCCATGCTTCCTCCTGCGGCACGAGCCGCCCTCGCGGACCACCCGGCGGCGCGGGTTCCACCGGGCGGCGGGAATCCTCCGGGCCCGCCGGGGCCACGGCCCGGAGCCGGGCCTCTCGGTCGCCGTCCCGGGTCGCAACCGGGCGTCCCGCCCTCCATCCTGTCCGAACCCTCCCGCCCCCGGGAGCGCCGGGTGCCGGGGTGAACCGGTGCCGGCTCCAGGTCTCGTATGCCGCGGACGGCCCCGGGTGGGGGAAAACACCTCGGGGTAAAAATCCCCGTATGACGCTATATGCGAGGTCAGGCCGTGTACGGCCGCGGAGATGAGTGGGCCGCGGTCCTCGGCCTCCTGCGGAGCGTGACCGACGCCACCGTGAACGTGCTGCTCGTCGAGGGCGGACCGGGCATCGGGAAGACACTGCTGCTGGACGAGGCCGCGGGCGCCGCGGCCGCGCGCGGGACGGCCGTCGCGAGCGGGCGGTCCGGACGGGCCCGCCCGGCCCCGTCCGGACCGCCGCTGTGGGCGCTGCGGGAGGATCCGGCGTCACCGGTCGTCGCTGAGAGCACCTGCGCCGGGTGGCCGGGGCCGATGCTGTGGCCGGCGGAGCGGGTGCGGCTCTCGCTGGAGCGGAGGTCCGCCGCGGGACCGCTGCTGGTGACCCTCGACGACCTCCAGTGGGCCGATCCGGCCACACTCATGGTCCTGCGGACTCTGCCGTCGTGGCTGGCGGACCGGCCCGTGGCGTGGTTGCTGGCCCGCCGCGGCACGAGCGCGCGGGGAGACGCGGGCCTGTTGTTCGACCTGCTGGAGGAGGAGGGGGCCGGGCGGGTCGTGCTACGCCCGCTGGACGGCGACGCGGTGGCCGAGCTGGCCGCCGACGCGCTGACCGGGACCCCCGAAGGGGAACTGGCCGAGCTGGTCGCCCAGGCGGGCGGCGACCCGCTCCTGCTCCTCGCGCTCCTGACCGGGCTGCGCGAGGAGGGCTCCGTCGTGGTCGAGGCGGGGGCCGCGCGCCTGGCCGGGACGGCGGTGGCCGGGGTGACGCTACCGTGGCGGGTGCACACCGCCGTCCGGCGGCGCCTGGACGAACTGGGCACCGGGACCCGGCACGTCCTGGAGGCCGCGGCGGCGCTCGGGCGCTCGTTCTCTCCGGCGTACGCGGCCGAGACGCTGGGCGAGCCGCCGGCGGCGCTGCTGCCCTCGCTGGAGGAGGCCCTGAGCGCGGGCGTGCTCGACGCCACCTCCGACGGGTTGATCTTCCGGCACGAACTGCTGTGGCGGTCGATCGTCGAGCAGGTCCCGGTGCCGGCGCGGACAGCGCCGCGGGAGCGGGTCGCCCGCCGCCCGCCGGGCCGCGCCGGACCCCGGTCCCGGCGCGGCCCGGCGGGCGGCGGGGCCACCCCGGAGTCGCTGACGAACCTGGCCCTGCTCGTCTGGGACGAGGGCCGGCTCTCCCGGGGCCTGGACCTGGTCCGCGAAGCCGTACGGC contains:
- a CDS encoding helix-turn-helix transcriptional regulator, encoding MRGQAVYGRGDEWAAVLGLLRSVTDATVNVLLVEGGPGIGKTLLLDEAAGAAAARGTAVASGRSGRARPAPSGPPLWALREDPASPVVAESTCAGWPGPMLWPAERVRLSLERRSAAGPLLVTLDDLQWADPATLMVLRTLPSWLADRPVAWLLARRGTSARGDAGLLFDLLEEEGAGRVVLRPLDGDAVAELAADALTGTPEGELAELVAQAGGDPLLLLALLTGLREEGSVVVEAGAARLAGTAVAGVTLPWRVHTAVRRRLDELGTGTRHVLEAAAALGRSFSPAYAAETLGEPPAALLPSLEEALSAGVLDATSDGLIFRHELLWRSIVEQVPVPARTAPRERVARRPPGRAGPRSRRGPAGGGATPESLTNLALLVWDEGRLSRGLDLVREAVRLPPDGLPRQPRAVLATMLTDLRLLDEAETTIASTVEEAAGEPVWAAEIPVLLARLDLASGRLGSAIERAETGLTAAEILGAPALASAAVSVLGTASLRAGDLPGALRYLEHDPVRSAWSAPPYMRLCSELTAGRIDEARGGAACGMISLSVVYDALPRHTGALTGEPTAAAWLVRVAMAVDDRRRADAVVDAAEGIAWRNPGLPGPAVAAVHARALREHDPEALFRVIGEHTDPWAKGSAAEDLGVLLGADPGCREQVIENLDTALTCYGAAGAARDTARVRGRLRRLGERRRHWVRTEHPVSGWASLTGTEQAVCRLVAQGLTNRQAAGQMFISEHTVAFHLRQVFRKLGIRSRVELAGLAVRAGAGQDARHR